In a single window of the Montipora capricornis isolate CH-2021 chromosome 11, ASM3666992v2, whole genome shotgun sequence genome:
- the LOC138023676 gene encoding zinc finger protein 862-like — protein sequence MSANLLDLWKIGGKRKAESSTDQNPSSEKAKKNERRIRKFQPAWKKEFPWVEYNEEKIEMFCVVCRKYPTVADKGSRLYTGINGSSNTGFRRDSLSSHDKSQSHYFCLQRAKNEERPEQAPLEQISRKMDKESKGKLEKLFNTAHFVAKEKLAMAKFPSLCDLQEKNGLDVGKHYRNAAACKTFIGAIADSERNETRNDIHNSNFFSVLSDGSTDSGVIEQESVFVRYIKEGNVKTTLADIVDLESGNAEGVLGGIDKALSRVGVTVETQSKKMVGSNFDGASVMMGQKTGVATRLKERIGNHHVTTHCVAHNLELAIADAIKEVSHYSKFEETVKGIFKFYFYSPKKRRELSQISELLEEDRVRYGGVKCIRWLASQHRALLALQKHYAVTVYHLENTTSSSKGEDGAKAKGYLKELKTERFVKMLHYMVDVTAILGRLSKQFQYEDLFITDIICKVDKAKLQLEDLKKNVGECYKSFSSNYDTQTGNFKCGKNGDQVVKLSNTGVNMEGHFNKLLTDICNYTDSRFESLTTPPISCFQSFDFRIWPQSRSDLLHHGDGDIKTLVAHFSNVLPDETSNGALDQWLDLKLLLSQPAQRKLLPHEVYSSLLANKPNNLSHILLVVEIMMVLSASTAVCERSFSAMNRIKTNLKTNMKQETLQDLLLVSTASPDVKEFSPEEAISVWIGSGKNKRHFVSSDVQHNTADRSAVTAEAEDAELEERPPLPALPALDEP from the exons atGTCAGCAAATTTACTTGACTTGTGGAAAATTGGTGGTAAACGAAAAGCCGAATCCTCCACAGACCAAAATCCAAGCAgcgaaaaagcgaaaaaaaatgaACGACGAATTAGGAAATTCCAACCAGCATGGAAAAAAGAATTTCCGTGGGTTGAGTATAACGAGGAGAAGATCGAAATGTTCTGTGTAGTATGTCGTAAATACCCGACGGTGGCCGATAAAGGGAGCCGGCTTTATACAGGAATTAATGGGTCTTCCAATACTGGTTTTCGCCGCGATTCTCTTTCAAGTCATGACAAGAGCCAATCTCATTACTTTTGTCTTCAACGAGCGAAAAACGAAGAAAGACCAGAGCAGGCGCCGTTGGAGCAAATAAGCCGGAAAATGGACAAGGAATCTAAgggcaaacttgaaaaacttttcAACACGGCACATTTCGTTGCGAAAGAAAAACTGGCCATGGCAAAGTTCCCTAGTCTATGtgatcttcaagaaaaaaatggattGGATGTCGGGAAGCACTACAGAAATGCGGCCGCCTGTAAAACATTCATCGGTGCGATTGCTGATTCGGAAAGAAACGAGACACGAAATGACATCCACAATTCcaattttttctctgttttatcTGATGGAAGCACCGATTCTGGAGTAATTGAACAGGAATCTGTATTTGTGCGATATATCAAGGAAGGGAATGTAAAGACAACGTTGGCGGACATAGTTGATCTCGAGTCTGGAAATGCGGAAG GTGTTCTGGGAGGGATAGACAAAGCCCTTTCACGTGTGGGAGTAACAGTGGaaactcaaagtaaaaaaatggTGGGGTCGAATTTTGACGGTGCATCCGTGATGATGGGTCAAAAGACAGGGGTTGCAACACGACTGAAAGAGCGGATTGGAAACCACCATGTCACTACTCACTGCGTCGCACACAACCTTGAGTTAGCGATAGCAGATGCTATTAAAGAAGTATCTCACTACAGCAAATTTGAGGAAACTGTGAAAGGGATTTTTAAGTTCTACTTTTATTCgccaaagaaaagaagagaactttcacaaattagtgaattacttgaGGAGGATAGGGTTCGCTATGGTGGTGTAAAATGTATCCGTTGGTTAGCGAGTCAACACAGGGCTCTGTTGGCACTCCAGAAGCATTACGCTGTTACTGTTTACCACCTTGAGAATACCACTTCAAGTAGCAAAGGTGAGGACGGAGCCAAGGCAAAGGGGTACCTGAAAGAATTGAAGACCGAGCGTTTTGTCAAGATGCTGCACTACATGGTTGATGTGACTGCAATACTTGGACGTCTGTCAAAGCAGTTCCAATATGAAGACCTCTTCATTACGGACATCATTTGCAAAGTCGACAAGGCTAAGCTGCAGCTAGAGGATCTGAAGAAGAATGTTGGAGAGTGCTacaaatccttttccagcaactATGATACCCAGACCGGTAACTTCAAATGTGGGAAGAATGGTGACCAGGTGGTTAAGCTGTCAAACACTGGCGTGAACAtggaggggcactttaacaaacTTCTCACTGACATCTGCAACTACACCGACAGTAGATTTGAGTCTCTCACAACTCCGCCGATCAGCTGCTTCCAAAGTTTTGATTTCAGGATTTGGCCCCAAAGCAGAAGCGACCTGCTGCATCATGGTGATGGAGACATCAAAACACTGGTCGCTCACTTTTCCAATGTTCTACCAGATGAGACAAGTAATGGTGCtctggatcagtggcttgatttGAAGCTCTTACTCTCACAGCCTGCACAAAGAAAGTTACTTCCGCATGAAGTGTATTCTTCGTTGCTGGCAAACAAGCCAAACAACCTGTCCCACATCCTTCTAGTTGTAGAAATCATGATGGTCTTATCAGCTTCAACTGCAGTCTGCGAGAGGTCCTTTTCGGCCATGAACCGGATTAAGACTAACCTCAAAACTAACATGAAGCAGGAAACACTGCAGGatttgttgcttgtttcaacGGCAAGTCCTGATGTCAAGGAGTTCTCGCCAGAAGAAGCTATTAGCGTCTGGATCGGCAGCGGCAAGAACAAGAGACACTTCGTTTCTTCTGATGTCCAGCACAACACCGCTGATCGATCAGCTGTTACAGCAGAAGCTGAAGATGCTGAACTAGAGGAACGTCCACCTCTTCCTGCTCTCCCTGCCCTGGATGAGCCTTGA